Proteins encoded together in one Aeromonas encheleia window:
- the creD gene encoding cell envelope integrity protein CreD, with amino-acid sequence MVKQILTHKIVLLLLLSLLLMIPVHSIMELNRERQAYRSQAIHSIMASSSGPQRLLGPVLVQPYTRAITVEQDGKRFVREERVYRYLLPDQLDVLASMEVTPRKLGIYQAQVYHSRLSLSGRLPASLTGKALVAGNPDLSFDGADPSLIPGKPYLSLVLSDARGINSVPELRLGEQRIPFAPGALLGDGMAGIHAPLEALPGEDGRFHIELDLQGMNALEVVPLGQDSKLRLSGNWPHPNFIGDFLPGSRTLNEQGFDASWQTSWFATDMETRFNRMMKGVGAELPTFSVSLVQPVDHYQQNERAAKYALLFIGLSFLSFFMFELLKGLRVHPIQYALVGMGLVIFYLVLLALTEHLGFGLAYLIASLASVALNGFYLSHVLGGPRQGLGFAALLGLVYAILFGLLQAEEIALLLGALLLFAILALIMMLTRKLDWYQMMDTSSSTRES; translated from the coding sequence ATGGTCAAACAGATACTCACCCACAAGATTGTCCTGCTGCTACTGCTCAGCCTGCTGCTGATGATCCCCGTTCACTCCATCATGGAGTTGAACCGGGAACGCCAAGCTTATCGCAGCCAGGCCATCCACAGCATCATGGCCAGCAGCAGCGGCCCGCAACGGCTGCTGGGACCCGTGCTGGTGCAACCCTACACCAGGGCCATCACGGTGGAGCAGGACGGCAAGCGTTTCGTGCGCGAGGAGCGGGTCTATCGCTACCTGCTGCCGGATCAGCTGGATGTGCTGGCCAGCATGGAAGTCACCCCGCGCAAGCTCGGCATCTATCAGGCTCAGGTCTATCACAGCCGCCTCTCCCTCTCCGGCCGCTTGCCGGCGAGCCTGACCGGCAAGGCGCTGGTGGCCGGCAACCCTGATCTGAGTTTTGACGGCGCGGATCCCTCCCTGATCCCGGGCAAGCCCTACCTCAGCCTGGTGCTGTCCGATGCGCGCGGCATCAACAGCGTGCCCGAGCTGCGGCTCGGGGAGCAGCGCATCCCCTTCGCGCCCGGCGCCCTGCTGGGGGATGGGATGGCTGGCATTCATGCTCCGCTGGAGGCCCTGCCCGGCGAGGACGGGCGCTTTCACATCGAGCTGGATCTGCAGGGCATGAACGCGCTGGAGGTGGTGCCCCTCGGCCAGGACAGCAAGCTTCGGCTAAGCGGCAACTGGCCCCATCCCAACTTCATCGGCGATTTCCTGCCGGGCAGCCGCACCCTGAACGAACAGGGCTTCGATGCCAGCTGGCAGACCAGCTGGTTCGCCACCGACATGGAGACGCGCTTCAACCGCATGATGAAGGGGGTGGGGGCCGAGCTGCCGACCTTCAGCGTCAGCCTGGTGCAGCCGGTGGATCACTATCAGCAGAACGAGCGGGCCGCCAAGTATGCCCTGCTGTTCATCGGCCTCAGCTTCCTCAGCTTCTTCATGTTCGAGCTGCTCAAAGGGCTGCGGGTTCACCCGATCCAGTACGCGCTGGTGGGCATGGGGCTGGTCATCTTCTATCTGGTGCTGCTGGCGCTGACCGAGCACCTCGGCTTTGGCCTGGCCTATCTCATCGCCAGCCTCGCCAGCGTGGCGCTCAACGGCTTCTACCTGAGCCATGTGCTGGGCGGGCCGCGTCAGGGGCTCGGCTTCGCGGCCCTGCTCGGACTGGTCTACGCCATCCTGTTCGGGCTGCTGCAGGCGGAGGAGATAGCCCTGCTGCTCGGCGCCCTGCTGCTGTTTGCCATACTGGCGCTGATCATGATGCTGACCCGCAAGCTGGACTGGTACCAGATGATGGACACGTCCTCCTCCACCCGCGAGTCATAG
- the glmU gene encoding bifunctional UDP-N-acetylglucosamine diphosphorylase/glucosamine-1-phosphate N-acetyltransferase GlmU, with protein MSLNVVILAAGKGTRMRSVLPKVLHPVANKPMVSHVIETARQIGAEQLHLVYGHGAELLKERIAAPDLNWVLQAQQLGTGHAVAQAIPFWQDEDDVLVLYGDTPLIQPETLQRLLAAKADDGMALLTVVLDNPTGYGRIVRAHGQVVGIVEQKDANTEQFAIREVNTGVLVAKGAQLRGWLSRLDNKNAQGEFYLTDVIAMAHGDGCPIAAVHPDSAMEVEGANNRVQLAALERSYQKMQAEKLMIAGVTLIDPARFDLRGTLEIGEEVVIDVNVIIEGKVKLGNHVRIGAGAVLKDCEIGDHSEVKPYSVIEGAQVADQCSVGPFARLRPGAVLEQDAHVGNFVEMKKSRLGVGSKCGHLTYLGDADIGARVNIGAGTITCNYDGVNKFQTIIEDDVFVGSDTQLVAPVRIGKGATLGAGSTITKDVAEHELVITRVPQRHIKHWARPVKKK; from the coding sequence ATGTCTCTCAACGTCGTGATCCTGGCTGCGGGTAAAGGTACTCGTATGCGTTCCGTTCTGCCCAAGGTGCTGCACCCGGTAGCCAACAAGCCCATGGTGTCCCATGTCATCGAGACCGCTCGCCAGATCGGTGCCGAGCAGTTGCACCTGGTCTATGGCCACGGCGCCGAGCTGCTGAAGGAGCGGATCGCCGCCCCGGACCTGAACTGGGTGCTGCAGGCGCAGCAGCTGGGCACCGGCCATGCGGTCGCCCAGGCCATCCCGTTCTGGCAGGACGAAGACGACGTGCTGGTACTGTACGGCGACACCCCGCTGATCCAGCCGGAGACCCTGCAACGGCTGCTGGCCGCCAAGGCTGACGACGGCATGGCGCTGCTGACCGTGGTGCTGGACAACCCGACCGGCTATGGCCGCATCGTGCGTGCCCACGGCCAGGTGGTCGGCATCGTCGAGCAGAAGGATGCCAACACCGAGCAGTTCGCCATCCGCGAGGTGAACACCGGCGTGCTGGTGGCCAAGGGTGCGCAGCTGCGCGGCTGGCTGTCCCGTCTGGACAACAAGAATGCCCAGGGCGAGTTCTATCTCACCGACGTGATCGCCATGGCCCATGGGGATGGCTGCCCCATCGCCGCCGTCCACCCGGACAGCGCCATGGAAGTGGAGGGGGCCAACAACCGGGTCCAGCTGGCGGCGCTCGAGCGCAGCTATCAGAAGATGCAGGCCGAGAAGTTGATGATCGCCGGCGTCACCCTGATCGATCCGGCTCGCTTCGATCTGCGCGGCACGCTGGAGATAGGTGAAGAGGTGGTGATCGACGTCAACGTCATCATCGAGGGCAAGGTAAAGCTCGGCAACCATGTGCGCATCGGCGCCGGCGCCGTGCTGAAGGATTGCGAGATAGGCGATCACAGCGAGGTGAAGCCCTACTCCGTCATCGAAGGCGCCCAGGTGGCCGATCAGTGCTCGGTGGGCCCCTTCGCCCGCCTGCGTCCCGGCGCCGTGCTGGAGCAGGACGCTCATGTGGGCAACTTCGTCGAGATGAAGAAGTCCCGGCTCGGGGTTGGCTCCAAGTGTGGCCACTTGACCTATCTGGGGGATGCGGACATCGGCGCCAGGGTGAACATCGGCGCCGGCACCATCACCTGCAACTACGATGGGGTGAACAAGTTCCAGACCATCATAGAGGATGATGTGTTCGTCGGCTCCGATACCCAGCTGGTGGCGCCGGTGCGCATCGGCAAGGGGGCGACCCTGGGGGCGGGCTCCACCATCACCAAGGACGTGGCCGAGCACGAGCTGGTCATCACCCGGGTACCCCAGCGTCACATCAAGCACTGGGCCCGCCCGGTGAAGAAGAAGTGA
- a CDS encoding F0F1 ATP synthase subunit epsilon, producing MAEMISFHLDVVSAEGKLFSGRVQSAQVTGSEGELGLRHGHAPLLTAIKPGLVRLIKQNGSEEVLYISGGMLEVQPEAVTVLADTAIRADDLDEAKAQEAKRRAEERINSSHGDIDYAQASAELAKAMAQLRVIDIVKKNYR from the coding sequence ATGGCTGAGATGATCTCATTTCACCTGGATGTGGTGAGCGCCGAAGGGAAACTATTTTCCGGTCGCGTGCAATCCGCTCAGGTAACAGGCTCCGAGGGTGAGCTGGGTCTCCGTCACGGTCATGCTCCGTTGCTGACTGCCATCAAGCCGGGCCTGGTCCGCTTGATCAAGCAAAATGGTAGCGAAGAGGTGCTGTACATCTCCGGCGGCATGCTGGAAGTACAACCCGAAGCCGTGACCGTGCTGGCCGATACCGCCATTCGTGCCGACGACTTGGATGAGGCGAAAGCCCAGGAAGCCAAGCGCCGTGCCGAAGAGCGGATCAACAGCTCCCATGGTGATATCGACTATGCTCAGGCATCTGCCGAGCTGGCCAAAGCGATGGCCCAGCTGCGGGTTATCGATATCGTCAAAAAGAATTACCGCTAA
- the atpD gene encoding F0F1 ATP synthase subunit beta → MSNGFIVQIIGAVVDIEFPQNAVPQVYDALKVISEGQGQGLVLEVQQQIGGGVVRCITMGSSDGLRRGLEVVNSGKAIQVPVGTSTLGRIMNVLGEPIDEKGPIGEEERWSIHREAPSYEDQSNSAELLETGIKVIDLVCPFAKGGKVGLFGGAGVGKTVNMMELIRNIAIEHSGYSVFAGVGERTREGNDFYHEMMESNVLDKVSLVYGQMNEPPGNRLRVALTGLTMAEKFRDEGRDVLFFVDNIYRYTLAGTEVSALLGRMPSAVGYQPTLAEEMGVLQERITSTKTGSITSVQAVYVPADDLTDPSPATTFAHLDATIVLSRQIAALGIYPAVDPLDSTSRQLDPLVVGKEHYETARGVQIVLQRYKELKDIIAILGMDELSEEDKLTVSRARKIERFLSQPFFVAEVFTGSSGKYVPLKETIRGFQGILKGEYDDLPEQAFYMVGSIDEVVEKAKKL, encoded by the coding sequence ATGAGTAACGGTTTCATCGTCCAAATCATCGGCGCTGTAGTGGACATCGAGTTCCCGCAGAATGCCGTGCCCCAGGTGTACGATGCACTGAAGGTCATCAGCGAAGGCCAAGGCCAGGGTCTGGTACTGGAAGTGCAGCAACAGATCGGCGGCGGCGTCGTTCGTTGCATCACCATGGGTTCCTCCGACGGTCTGCGTCGTGGGTTGGAAGTAGTTAACAGCGGCAAGGCCATCCAGGTACCGGTTGGTACCTCGACCCTGGGTCGTATCATGAACGTACTGGGCGAGCCCATCGACGAGAAGGGTCCGATCGGCGAAGAAGAGCGTTGGTCCATCCACCGCGAAGCCCCCAGCTACGAAGATCAGTCCAACAGCGCCGAGCTGCTGGAGACCGGCATCAAGGTTATCGACCTGGTTTGTCCGTTCGCCAAGGGTGGTAAGGTCGGTCTGTTCGGTGGTGCCGGTGTCGGCAAGACCGTCAACATGATGGAGCTGATCCGTAACATCGCGATCGAACACAGCGGTTATTCCGTGTTCGCCGGGGTGGGTGAGCGTACCCGTGAGGGTAACGACTTCTACCACGAGATGATGGAGTCCAACGTACTGGACAAAGTATCTCTGGTGTACGGTCAGATGAACGAGCCGCCCGGAAACCGTCTGCGCGTGGCGCTGACCGGTCTGACCATGGCCGAGAAGTTCCGTGACGAGGGTCGTGACGTGTTGTTCTTCGTGGACAACATCTACCGTTATACCTTGGCCGGTACCGAAGTATCCGCACTGCTTGGCCGTATGCCGTCTGCAGTAGGTTACCAGCCGACCCTGGCCGAGGAGATGGGCGTTCTGCAAGAACGTATCACCTCCACCAAGACCGGTTCCATCACCTCAGTCCAGGCCGTTTACGTGCCTGCGGATGACTTGACCGACCCGTCTCCGGCGACCACCTTCGCCCACCTGGATGCGACCATCGTTCTGTCCCGTCAGATCGCGGCACTGGGTATCTACCCGGCCGTTGACCCGCTGGACTCCACCTCCCGTCAGCTGGATCCGCTGGTGGTAGGCAAGGAGCACTACGAGACCGCTCGTGGTGTGCAGATCGTGCTGCAGCGCTACAAAGAGCTGAAGGACATCATCGCCATCCTGGGTATGGATGAACTGTCAGAAGAAGACAAACTGACCGTATCCCGTGCCCGTAAGATCGAGCGTTTCCTGTCCCAGCCGTTCTTCGTGGCCGAAGTATTTACCGGTTCTTCCGGCAAATACGTGCCGCTGAAAGAGACCATTCGTGGTTTCCAGGGCATCCTGAAAGGCGAGTACGACGATCTGCCAGAGCAGGCGTTTTACATGGTTGGTAGCATCGACGAAGTCGTCGAGAAAGCCAAGAAACTGTAA
- the atpG gene encoding F0F1 ATP synthase subunit gamma, translating into MAGAKEIRNKIGSVKNTQKITSAMEMVAASKMRRAQERMSASRPYAETMRKVIGHIAQGNLEYKHPYLIEREVKRVGYIVVSTDRGLCGGLNINLFKAALNEMKEWSAKGAKVDLALIGSKASNFFERHGAKVKAHVSGLGDNPSVNDLIGSVKVMLKAYDNGEIDRLYLVYNKFVNTMVQQPKVDQLLPLPVTEDSKLNKKNHWDYLYEPDPKQLLDTLLIRYVESQVYQGVVENLASEQAARMVAMQAATDNAGNLINDLQLVYNKARQASITQELTEIVSGAAAV; encoded by the coding sequence ATGGCCGGCGCAAAAGAGATACGTAACAAGATCGGGAGTGTGAAGAACACTCAGAAGATCACCAGCGCTATGGAAATGGTGGCAGCCAGCAAGATGCGCCGTGCGCAGGAACGCATGTCTGCCAGCCGTCCGTACGCTGAAACCATGCGCAAGGTGATCGGCCATATCGCTCAGGGGAACTTGGAATACAAGCACCCCTACCTCATCGAACGTGAGGTCAAGCGAGTGGGTTACATCGTCGTCTCCACCGACCGTGGCCTGTGTGGCGGCCTGAACATCAACCTGTTCAAAGCCGCCCTCAATGAGATGAAGGAATGGAGCGCGAAAGGTGCCAAGGTTGACCTGGCACTGATCGGCAGCAAGGCCTCCAACTTCTTTGAGCGGCACGGCGCCAAGGTGAAAGCCCATGTCTCCGGACTGGGTGACAACCCGAGCGTCAATGACCTGATTGGTTCAGTCAAGGTCATGCTGAAGGCTTACGACAACGGTGAGATTGACAGGCTGTACCTGGTGTACAACAAGTTCGTCAACACCATGGTTCAGCAACCAAAAGTCGATCAACTGCTGCCTTTGCCCGTAACAGAAGACAGCAAGCTGAACAAGAAGAACCACTGGGATTACCTCTATGAGCCGGATCCCAAGCAGCTGCTGGATACCCTGTTGATTCGTTATGTCGAATCCCAGGTGTACCAGGGTGTGGTAGAAAACTTGGCCAGTGAACAGGCAGCCCGAATGGTTGCCATGCAAGCCGCGACTGACAACGCCGGTAACCTGATTAACGATCTGCAACTGGTGTACAACAAGGCCCGTCAGGCCAGTATTACCCAGGAACTGACAGAGATCGTATCCGGTGCTGCTGCGGTGTAA
- the atpA gene encoding F0F1 ATP synthase subunit alpha — protein sequence MQLNSTEIAELIKQRIAQFDVKSEARNEGTIVSVSDGIIRIHGLADAMQGEMIELPGNRFALALNLERDSVGAVVMGPYANLAEGMKVKGTGRILEVPVGRGLLGRVVNTLGQPIDGKGPVDNDGYSPIEVIAPGVIERKSVDQPVQTGLKAIDSMIPIGRGQRELIIGDRQVGKTAIAIDTIINQKDSGIKCVYVAIGQKASTIANVVRKLEEHGALANTIVVVASASEAAALQYLAPYAGCSMGEYFRDRGEDALIIYDDLSKQAVAYRQISLLLRRPPGREAYPGDVFYLHSRLLERASRVNVEYVEKFTKGAVTGQTGSLTALPIIETQAGDVSAFVPTNVISITDGQIFLTTQLFNSGIRPAVDPGISVSRVGGAAQTKIVKKLSGGIRTALAQYRELAAFAQFSSDLDDATRKQLDHGQKVTELMKQKQYSPMSVAHQSLVLFAAEKGYLADVELSKIVDFEASLLSYANTQHAELMAEINAKADYNDAIVGKLTALLDDFKATQTW from the coding sequence ATGCAACTGAATTCCACTGAAATCGCCGAGCTGATCAAGCAGCGCATTGCGCAGTTTGATGTCAAAAGCGAAGCGCGTAACGAAGGTACCATCGTCTCTGTGAGTGACGGTATCATTCGTATCCACGGCCTGGCCGATGCCATGCAGGGTGAGATGATCGAGCTGCCGGGCAACCGCTTCGCTCTGGCATTGAACCTGGAGCGTGACTCCGTTGGTGCCGTAGTAATGGGTCCCTATGCCAACCTGGCGGAAGGGATGAAAGTCAAAGGTACCGGCCGTATTCTGGAAGTGCCGGTCGGTCGTGGTCTGTTGGGCCGGGTGGTCAACACCCTGGGTCAGCCGATCGACGGTAAGGGTCCGGTAGACAACGACGGCTACTCGCCGATCGAAGTCATTGCCCCGGGCGTTATCGAGCGTAAGTCTGTTGACCAGCCAGTCCAGACCGGTCTGAAAGCCATCGATTCCATGATCCCTATCGGTCGTGGCCAGCGTGAGCTGATCATCGGTGACCGTCAGGTAGGTAAGACCGCCATCGCGATCGACACCATCATCAACCAGAAAGACTCCGGTATTAAGTGTGTCTACGTTGCGATTGGCCAGAAGGCCTCCACCATCGCCAACGTGGTGCGCAAGCTGGAAGAGCACGGCGCACTGGCCAACACCATAGTGGTGGTTGCCTCTGCTTCCGAAGCCGCCGCCCTGCAGTACCTGGCTCCTTATGCCGGCTGCTCCATGGGTGAGTACTTCCGTGACCGCGGTGAAGACGCGCTGATCATCTATGATGACCTGTCCAAGCAGGCCGTAGCCTATCGCCAGATCTCCCTGCTGCTGCGCCGTCCGCCAGGACGCGAAGCCTACCCGGGCGACGTGTTCTATCTGCACTCCCGTCTGCTGGAGCGTGCTTCCCGCGTCAACGTCGAGTACGTCGAGAAGTTCACCAAGGGCGCCGTGACTGGCCAGACCGGTTCTCTGACCGCGCTGCCGATCATCGAAACCCAGGCCGGCGACGTGTCAGCGTTCGTTCCGACCAACGTGATCTCCATCACCGATGGCCAGATCTTCCTGACCACTCAGTTGTTCAACTCCGGTATTCGTCCGGCGGTTGACCCGGGTATCTCCGTATCCCGTGTGGGCGGTGCCGCTCAGACCAAGATCGTCAAGAAGCTGTCCGGTGGTATCCGTACCGCGCTGGCCCAGTATCGTGAGCTGGCGGCATTCGCCCAGTTCTCTTCCGATCTGGACGATGCGACTCGCAAGCAGCTGGACCATGGTCAGAAAGTGACCGAGCTGATGAAGCAGAAGCAGTACTCCCCGATGAGCGTGGCTCACCAGTCTCTGGTGCTGTTCGCCGCCGAGAAGGGCTACCTCGCCGATGTCGAACTGAGCAAGATCGTCGACTTCGAAGCCTCTCTGCTCTCTTACGCCAATACCCAGCATGCCGAGCTGATGGCTGAAATCAATGCCAAGGCCGACTACAACGACGCGATCGTTGGCAAGCTGACTGCGTTGCTGGATGACTTCAAGGCAACCCAGACCTGGTAA
- the atpH gene encoding F0F1 ATP synthase subunit delta — protein MSELTTIARPYAKAAFEFAVEHKAVDQWLEMLGFAAQVAENETIHVLVNGSMAAEELANLFVGVCGEQLNEHGQNLIRVMAENGRLGVLPAVVAEFVALKAELDKEVQADVISAIELTDQQKANIQASLGQRLARKVKLNCSTDASLMAGVLIKAGDLVIDGTVRGKLDRMADALQS, from the coding sequence ATGTCTGAACTGACTACTATCGCTCGCCCCTACGCCAAGGCTGCTTTCGAGTTTGCCGTTGAGCACAAGGCGGTTGACCAATGGCTGGAGATGCTCGGCTTCGCTGCACAAGTTGCAGAGAACGAGACCATCCACGTTCTGGTTAACGGCTCCATGGCTGCCGAAGAGCTTGCAAATCTGTTTGTGGGCGTCTGCGGTGAGCAGCTCAACGAGCATGGTCAGAACCTGATCCGGGTGATGGCCGAGAATGGTCGCTTGGGTGTGCTGCCGGCTGTCGTTGCTGAATTTGTAGCGCTCAAGGCTGAACTGGACAAAGAAGTTCAGGCTGACGTGATTTCGGCGATCGAACTGACCGACCAGCAGAAAGCCAATATTCAGGCTTCTCTGGGACAACGTCTCGCGCGCAAAGTGAAGCTGAATTGCAGCACAGATGCGTCCTTGATGGCCGGGGTGCTCATCAAGGCCGGTGATCTGGTTATCGACGGCACTGTCCGCGGTAAGCTGGATCGCATGGCCGATGCGCTGCAATCTTGA
- the atpF gene encoding F0F1 ATP synthase subunit B: MNINATLLGQAIAFFIFVVFCMKYVWPPLIAAIEARQKEIADGLSSAERAKKDLDLAKANATDQLKEAKHQAAEIIDQANKRKAQIIDEAAVGAQAEREKILAQGRAEIEAERHRAKEELRKQVAALAIAGAEKILARQIDQAANSDIVDKLVAEL; encoded by the coding sequence GTGAATATCAACGCCACCCTCCTCGGCCAAGCAATTGCTTTTTTCATCTTCGTAGTGTTTTGCATGAAGTACGTATGGCCGCCGTTGATCGCTGCCATCGAAGCCCGTCAGAAAGAAATTGCTGATGGTCTCTCTTCTGCCGAGCGTGCCAAGAAAGATCTGGATTTGGCCAAGGCCAACGCCACCGATCAGCTGAAAGAAGCCAAGCACCAGGCTGCCGAAATCATCGATCAGGCCAACAAACGCAAGGCCCAGATCATTGATGAGGCCGCTGTCGGCGCTCAAGCAGAGCGGGAAAAAATCCTGGCTCAGGGCCGTGCAGAGATCGAAGCTGAACGTCATCGTGCCAAAGAAGAACTGCGCAAGCAGGTTGCTGCTCTTGCCATCGCGGGTGCAGAGAAGATCCTGGCACGCCAAATCGACCAGGCTGCCAACAGCGACATCGTCGACAAACTGGTAGCAGAACTGTAA
- the atpE gene encoding F0F1 ATP synthase subunit C has translation MENLNMDLLYIAAAMMMGLAAIGASIGIGILGGKFLEGAARQPDLIPVLRTQFFIVMGLVDAIPMIAVGLGLYVMFAVAG, from the coding sequence ATGGAAAACTTGAACATGGACCTGCTGTACATCGCTGCTGCAATGATGATGGGTCTGGCGGCTATCGGCGCCTCCATCGGTATCGGTATCCTGGGTGGCAAGTTCCTGGAAGGTGCGGCTCGTCAACCTGACCTGATCCCTGTTCTGCGTACCCAGTTCTTCATCGTTATGGGTCTGGTAGATGCGATCCCGATGATTGCCGTTGGTCTGGGTCTGTATGTGATGTTTGCGGTTGCTGGCTAA
- the atpB gene encoding F0F1 ATP synthase subunit A: MSATGEVLTPQGYISHHLTHLQVGSGFWTVNIDSMIFSVLLGALFIWLFRRVAVKATSGVPGKLQCFVEMLVEFVNGNVKDIFHGRNKVIAPLGLTVFVWIFLMNLMDLIPVDFIPHAAQLMGVPYLRVVPSADVNITMSMALGVFFLILYYSIKVKGISGFVKELTLQPFNHPAAIPVNFILETVTLISKPVSLGLRLFGNMYAGELIFILIAGLLPWWSQWILSVPWAIFHILIITLQAFIFMVLTIVYLSMAQEDH, encoded by the coding sequence ATGTCTGCAACCGGAGAAGTCCTGACTCCTCAGGGATATATCTCCCACCACCTGACCCACCTGCAAGTCGGGTCCGGGTTCTGGACGGTGAATATCGACTCTATGATATTTTCCGTCTTGCTAGGCGCCCTGTTTATCTGGTTGTTCCGCCGCGTGGCCGTCAAGGCTACCAGCGGTGTACCCGGTAAGCTGCAGTGCTTTGTGGAGATGCTGGTCGAGTTTGTGAATGGTAACGTCAAAGACATCTTTCATGGTCGCAACAAGGTCATCGCACCTTTGGGCCTGACGGTGTTTGTGTGGATCTTCCTGATGAACCTGATGGATCTGATCCCCGTTGACTTTATCCCTCACGCTGCACAGTTGATGGGTGTTCCCTATCTGCGTGTGGTTCCCTCTGCTGACGTTAACATCACCATGTCCATGGCTTTGGGCGTGTTCTTCTTGATCCTGTATTACAGTATCAAGGTCAAGGGTATCAGCGGATTCGTGAAGGAGCTGACGCTTCAGCCTTTCAATCACCCCGCTGCCATCCCGGTTAACTTCATCCTTGAAACCGTCACGTTGATTTCCAAGCCTGTTTCTTTGGGTCTGCGACTGTTCGGCAACATGTATGCTGGCGAACTGATCTTTATCCTTATTGCGGGTTTGTTACCCTGGTGGTCACAGTGGATCCTGTCCGTGCCTTGGGCAATTTTCCACATCCTGATCATCACTTTGCAGGCGTTTATCTTCATGGTTCTGACCATCGTCTATCTGTCGATGGCACAAGAAGACCATTGA
- a CDS encoding ATP synthase subunit I, whose product MFRGRLVKQKIALEGLTLALAMLVCQLILILAISSVWFYQAGAFAGRSSLYGGGMYWVPQALFTLWVLRRKVTKESVGLVLRDFYGGAGIKLITTTGLFALMFGSGIEVDTVSFFATYILALVVQWIVSFTLNNHY is encoded by the coding sequence ATGTTCAGGGGTAGGTTGGTGAAACAGAAAATAGCCTTGGAAGGTTTGACGCTAGCCTTGGCTATGCTCGTTTGTCAGCTCATCCTGATCCTGGCGATCAGTTCCGTCTGGTTTTATCAGGCGGGGGCGTTCGCCGGACGTTCCTCCCTCTATGGGGGCGGAATGTACTGGGTTCCTCAAGCCCTGTTTACACTCTGGGTTCTGCGCCGCAAGGTGACGAAGGAGAGTGTGGGCCTGGTTTTGCGGGACTTTTATGGTGGGGCAGGGATTAAGCTCATTACTACAACAGGACTTTTCGCCCTGATGTTTGGCTCCGGGATCGAGGTCGACACCGTCTCGTTCTTCGCCACTTATATCCTCGCCCTCGTTGTACAGTGGATAGTTTCATTCACGCTTAACAACCACTATTAG
- a CDS encoding ParB/RepB/Spo0J family partition protein → MTLKKRGLGKGLDALLSTSTAARQKQVMSDQRTEQAMAPTNQGELRKLPLEWLQSGKYQPRKDMSQDALEDLANSIRAQGVIQPIVVRSIGENRFEIIAGERRWRASQLARLEVVPCIVKDVPDEAAVAIALIENIQREDLNAIEEAVALQRLLTEFELTHQQVAEAVGKSRTTVTNLLRLNQLNEDVKRFVEHGDLDMGHARALLALSGPAQSELAKLVAQKGLTVRDTEKLVQKALDPAKTKVEPVRDPQFGYIERQISEKIGNQVQLQPGKQDSGKLVISYDNLAGLDRLLCYFGLSES, encoded by the coding sequence ATGACTCTGAAGAAACGTGGGCTGGGCAAGGGGTTGGATGCCCTGCTCAGCACCAGCACGGCCGCCCGCCAGAAACAGGTGATGAGCGATCAGCGTACCGAGCAGGCCATGGCGCCCACCAACCAGGGCGAGCTGCGCAAACTGCCGCTGGAGTGGCTGCAGTCCGGCAAGTACCAGCCGCGCAAGGACATGTCGCAGGATGCGCTGGAAGACCTGGCCAACTCGATCCGGGCGCAAGGTGTGATTCAGCCGATAGTGGTACGCTCCATCGGCGAGAACCGTTTCGAGATCATCGCCGGTGAGCGGCGCTGGCGCGCTTCCCAGCTGGCCCGGCTTGAGGTGGTGCCCTGCATCGTCAAGGATGTGCCCGACGAGGCCGCGGTGGCCATCGCGCTGATTGAGAACATCCAGCGCGAAGATCTCAACGCCATCGAAGAGGCGGTCGCCTTGCAGCGGCTGCTGACCGAATTCGAGCTGACCCACCAGCAGGTGGCCGAGGCGGTGGGCAAGTCCCGCACCACAGTGACCAACCTGCTGCGCCTCAACCAGCTCAACGAGGATGTGAAGCGGTTCGTCGAGCACGGAGACCTCGACATGGGCCATGCCCGTGCCCTGCTGGCCCTGAGCGGCCCGGCCCAATCCGAGCTGGCCAAGCTGGTCGCCCAGAAGGGGCTGACCGTACGAGATACCGAGAAACTGGTGCAAAAAGCGCTGGATCCGGCAAAAACCAAGGTTGAACCCGTCCGCGATCCCCAATTCGGTTACATCGAGCGCCAGATTTCAGAAAAAATTGGCAATCAGGTACAACTTCAACCGGGCAAGCAGGATAGCGGTAAGTTAGTAATAAGTTACGATAACTTAGCGGGTTTGGACCGCTTACTGTGCTATTTTGGCCTGTCAGAATCGTGA